Proteins from a genomic interval of Streptomyces sp. TLI_235:
- a CDS encoding lyso-ornithine lipid acyltransferase has translation MHISIGAAVGPQNPQRLGGGSPHPSGLSAGAEGQATAVPHQDQVPAPPGPAVNAGGRASTGGWIPVSSCDPQRCIDTPAPTVGTIRRLARYAGCAVAVMMGFPLLPLVRRCSWLPSRRLARLWSRAIMTALGIRVRVLGSKAAEQNGGLLVVANHVSWLDIPLLGSVRPGRMLAKSELGEVPVLGGIAARNGTIFVQRERLRALPATLSEISRSLRADGHVVGFPEGTTWCGRDTGPFRPALFQAAIDACAPVQPAVITYRCQSGELTTAPAYLSSESLLVSLRKAAAMRGLVAEVRLLPTIPAGSHQNRRSLMNAAQAAVNRALAERG, from the coding sequence ATGCATATTTCCATTGGCGCGGCCGTCGGGCCCCAGAACCCGCAGCGCCTCGGCGGCGGCAGCCCGCATCCCTCCGGCCTCTCTGCTGGTGCTGAGGGGCAGGCGACGGCAGTGCCGCACCAGGACCAGGTGCCCGCGCCTCCGGGCCCGGCCGTCAATGCCGGCGGTCGGGCATCGACGGGCGGCTGGATTCCGGTGTCCTCCTGTGATCCGCAGCGCTGTATCGACACGCCGGCTCCGACCGTGGGGACCATTCGACGACTGGCGCGCTACGCAGGCTGCGCCGTGGCCGTCATGATGGGGTTCCCCTTGCTGCCGCTGGTGCGGCGTTGTTCGTGGCTCCCCTCACGCCGACTGGCCCGGCTCTGGTCACGGGCCATCATGACGGCTTTGGGCATACGGGTGCGGGTGTTGGGAAGCAAGGCAGCCGAACAGAACGGTGGCCTCCTGGTGGTGGCGAACCATGTGTCCTGGCTCGACATCCCCCTGCTCGGCTCGGTGCGTCCGGGGAGGATGCTGGCCAAGAGCGAGCTCGGAGAGGTGCCCGTTCTCGGGGGGATCGCGGCACGGAACGGAACGATATTCGTCCAGCGGGAGAGGCTGCGGGCCCTGCCCGCAACACTCTCCGAGATCTCGCGCTCCTTGCGTGCCGACGGCCACGTCGTGGGCTTCCCCGAGGGCACCACCTGGTGCGGCCGCGACACCGGGCCTTTTCGGCCGGCTCTGTTCCAAGCCGCAATCGATGCCTGCGCGCCCGTTCAGCCCGCAGTGATCACCTACCGGTGTCAGAGCGGGGAACTGACCACTGCTCCGGCCTACCTGAGCAGTGAGAGCCTGCTCGTTTCGCTGCGAAAGGCCGCGGCCATGCGAGGTCTGGTCGCGGAGGTACGCTTGCTGCCGACGATCCCTGCGGGGAGCCACCAGAACCGCCGTTCGCTCATGAATGCCGCCCAGGCTGCTGTGAACCGCGCTCTTGCAGAGCGTGGTTGA
- a CDS encoding histidine kinase-like protein, giving the protein MFIPSTECNQDQRAAGTAQLLPTTQEAPTRSVPTPQSDTSDGHQYSFAVPPRDLSIRVARNEVIATLNGWGMGDRDVVDSIRVIVSELVTNAVRYASQVTSLISVTMLIDEMGGFRIGVWDGNGERPYIEPVPADATSGRGMHIIQNLLCESGGYCSTECHREGGKTVWVTIPRVLP; this is encoded by the coding sequence ATGTTCATTCCGTCGACTGAATGCAACCAGGACCAGCGCGCGGCGGGAACTGCCCAACTCCTCCCGACCACGCAGGAAGCACCGACCCGCAGTGTGCCGACGCCCCAGTCCGACACCAGCGATGGACACCAGTACAGCTTTGCGGTCCCACCGAGAGATCTGTCGATCCGCGTTGCCCGGAACGAGGTCATCGCGACCCTCAACGGCTGGGGGATGGGCGACCGGGACGTGGTCGACAGCATCCGCGTGATCGTCTCCGAGCTCGTCACGAATGCAGTCCGCTACGCGAGTCAGGTGACCAGCCTGATCTCGGTCACCATGCTCATCGACGAGATGGGCGGGTTCAGGATCGGTGTGTGGGACGGCAACGGGGAGCGCCCGTACATCGAACCGGTACCGGCCGACGCCACCTCCGGGCGCGGGATGCACATCATTCAGAACCTCCTGTGCGAGAGCGGTGGCTACTGCTCCACCGAATGCCACCGAGAAGGCGGCAAGACCGTCTGGGTCACCATTCCCCGAGTTCTTCCGTGA